The segment CAGCGGGCCAAAAATATTATGAAATCGGGCGATGTGCACTTCCAGGCCGTAATTTCGCTGGTATGCCAGGTATAAACGCTCACTGAATAATTTTTCCCAGCCATATTCGCTATCGGGCGCGGCCGGATAGGCGGATTCTTCTGAGCATTTCGGGTTGTCGGGATCCATCTGGTTATATTCCGGATAAATGCAGGCGGATGAGGAATAGAAAAACTTTGTCACGCCGGCTTTGCGTCCCGCTTCCAGCATGTTCAGATTGACGGTGGCGGAATTATGCATGATGTCGGCGTCATGTTCTTTGGTAAAAATATAACCGGCGCCGCCCATATCCGCCGCCAGCTGATACACTTCGTCTATGCCCTCCGCGGCCCGGGCGCATAAAGCCTGGTCGCGCAAATCGCCGATAACAAACTCGTCCGCCGGCAGTTTGGTGTATTCGTGATGCTTTAAATCAACGCCACGCACCCAAAAGCCCTCATTTTTAAGCCGGGCAACAAGGTGCCCGCCGATGAATCCGCCCGCGCCTGCCACTAACACGTTTTTTTTCATTTGTCATCTCCCATGAATTTTCTGTGAAGAAAGATGTTTCTTTGCTTTCCGCTTCGGTCTTTTAAAAAACGTTTCCTGAACACAATTTGCAAGGGAACGGGAAAAACATTAGCCAATCCTCAGTAAAAAACAAGGCGAAAGACATTCCAATGGTAATACCTCATTCATGCGGGTGGAAAGCGCCAAGATCAATCTTTTCAACCAAAGATACCCGTTGCCGAAATGCGGTAAACGGCGCGTTTTTGCATTGACGCTATCTGCGGTTGCCGGCAAATCTGGGCCAGCGGGATATTCCCCAAAGCCGCAGCCGCCTGAAAATGATGCGCATCTATTGGCCCATCGCTCAATTTGGCTTCCACGAGCAACCACGGCTTGCTATTGTGAGCAATCATAAAATCAGTTTCCTGCTTCTGCTTGTTGCGGATATAAAACAGTTCGTAGGGATCGCCCGTGGCATCGCTCCACAGCATCAGCCTTGTTTTCAGTTCGCAAGCCACATAATTCTCAAAACGCGCGCCCGGATCGGCAATCCGCGTCCAATCGTATAAATAATATTTTCCGGTTTTCAGAAGCGAACGCTTGATATTGCGCGAATAGGGCCGGATGGAAAAAACGAGGAAAAAATCTTCCAGCCGTCTCAGATAATTTTTTGCCGTGATCGGACTGATTTGCAGGTGCGATGCCAGGGATGAGACCGACAGCGGGCTTCCCGCCAGGCCGGGAAGTA is part of the Kiritimatiellia bacterium genome and harbors:
- a CDS encoding NAD-dependent epimerase/dehydratase family protein, producing the protein MKKNVLVAGAGGFIGGHLVARLKNEGFWVRGVDLKHHEYTKLPADEFVIGDLRDQALCARAAEGIDEVYQLAADMGGAGYIFTKEHDADIMHNSATVNLNMLEAGRKAGVTKFFYSSSACIYPEYNQMDPDNPKCSEESAYPAAPDSEYGWEKLFSERLYLAYQRNYGLEVHIARFHNIFGPLGTWQGGREKAPAAMCRKVAMAPDGAEIEIWGDGKQTRSFLYIDECLEGVRRLMESNFSGPVNIGSDEMVTINRLVEMTMEIAQKKLSIKHVPGPLGVRGRNSDNRLIREKLGWAPSCALQDGLRKTYAWIAQQAQKPPAT